A region from the Paenarthrobacter aurescens genome encodes:
- a CDS encoding fumarylacetoacetate hydrolase family protein gives MRIARFVVDSDPLYGVVEGEPGSEEITVINGDPFFNGVERTHVKHKLEDVRLLAPIIPRSKVIGVGRNFAEHAAELGNEVPQQPLLFLKPNTSVIGPNDPIILPEFSEEVSFEAELCVVIGRICKDVPEDRADDVIFGYTCGNDLTARDVQKTDLQWARAKGFDTSAPLGPWIETDLDHEDLAIQGRLNGELRQDGSTNQMIRGVRELVSIVSHAFTLLPGDVIMTGTPAGVGLVSEGDRFDVEIEGIGRLSNPVVRR, from the coding sequence ATGCGTATCGCCCGGTTTGTAGTTGATTCTGATCCCCTATACGGCGTTGTTGAAGGTGAGCCCGGCAGTGAGGAAATCACTGTCATCAACGGCGACCCCTTCTTCAACGGTGTGGAACGTACCCATGTGAAGCACAAGCTTGAGGACGTACGGCTCCTCGCTCCGATCATTCCCCGAAGCAAGGTTATTGGCGTCGGCCGGAACTTCGCTGAGCACGCTGCCGAGCTCGGCAACGAGGTTCCGCAGCAACCGCTGCTCTTCCTCAAGCCCAACACGTCGGTGATCGGCCCGAACGATCCCATCATCCTTCCCGAATTTTCGGAGGAAGTTTCCTTCGAAGCTGAGCTGTGTGTGGTAATCGGCCGGATCTGCAAGGACGTTCCCGAGGACCGTGCCGACGACGTCATCTTCGGCTACACGTGCGGCAACGATCTCACAGCCCGCGACGTCCAAAAGACCGACCTTCAGTGGGCGCGGGCCAAAGGATTTGATACTTCAGCGCCCCTTGGACCGTGGATCGAAACGGACCTTGACCACGAGGACCTGGCCATCCAGGGCCGGCTCAATGGTGAACTCCGCCAGGACGGCAGCACCAACCAGATGATCCGTGGCGTCCGCGAGCTTGTCTCGATCGTTTCGCACGCATTTACTCTGCTTCCGGGCGATGTGATCATGACCGGAACGCCCGCAGGCGTCGGCCTGGTCAGTGAGGGCGACCGTTTTGACGTGGAGATCGAAGGCATCGGCCGTCTTTCCAACCCGGTGGTCCGCCGCTAG
- a CDS encoding MBL fold metallo-hydrolase yields the protein MATSGNSPTSGSSSLQRSSGLTRFRLAPNPGPMSLDGTNSYVIGAPGSPSVAVVDPGPEDEHHLAVLASAGVVDVVLITHRHADHTEASARFHRITGAPVRAALPEHCHGGEPLMDGEVLMAGGVEIRVVATPGHTSDSLCFHLPQDGPTGSVLTGDTILGRGTTVLDYPDGKLGDYLASLDRLEALGPATLLPAHGPVLPALDEKCREYRDHREQRLDQIRTALRHLGSEASIAAVTDSVYPDVDPSVRWAAETSVAAQLDYLRS from the coding sequence ATGGCGACTTCCGGTAACTCACCCACCAGCGGCTCCTCTTCCCTGCAGCGCAGCAGCGGGCTCACCCGTTTCAGACTGGCACCGAACCCGGGCCCGATGAGCCTGGACGGTACCAACTCCTATGTCATCGGTGCCCCTGGTTCCCCCTCTGTGGCGGTGGTTGACCCGGGCCCTGAAGACGAACACCACCTGGCAGTTTTGGCATCGGCGGGTGTTGTGGATGTAGTCCTCATTACGCATCGGCATGCGGACCATACCGAGGCCTCAGCGCGTTTTCACCGGATCACCGGCGCCCCGGTCCGCGCAGCATTGCCTGAGCATTGCCACGGAGGTGAGCCGCTGATGGACGGCGAGGTGCTGATGGCCGGCGGCGTGGAGATCCGTGTGGTGGCAACGCCGGGCCACACGTCGGACTCCCTCTGCTTCCATCTCCCGCAGGACGGCCCCACCGGCTCCGTCCTGACCGGCGACACCATTCTGGGCCGCGGCACCACCGTGTTGGATTATCCCGATGGCAAGCTGGGGGATTACCTTGCAAGCCTGGACAGGCTGGAAGCCCTCGGGCCCGCAACACTGCTGCCCGCACATGGGCCTGTTCTCCCGGCATTGGACGAGAAGTGCCGCGAGTACCGGGATCACAGGGAGCAAAGGCTCGATCAAATCAGGACGGCGCTGAGGCATTTGGGAAGCGAGGCGTCAATTGCGGCGGTCACCGACTCCGTTTATCCCGACGTCGACCCTTCCGTCAGGTGGGCGGCAGAGACTTCGGTCGCAGCCCAGTTGGATTACCTCCGAAGCTAG
- a CDS encoding branched-chain amino acid aminotransferase, with product MTQTAHGVEFSQQLSETPKSAEERAAVLANPGFGDYFTDHTAVVDYKVDADGNGGWQNARIEPYGPISLDPSAAVLHYGQEIFEGLKAYRHADGSVWTFRPEANAARLNKSARRLALPELPEEYFLGAIRELVQADKEWVPSGDGEALYLRPFMIATEAFLGVRAAREVSFRVIASPAGNYFGGELKPVSIWISREYARAGRGGTGAAKCGGNYAASLIAQQEAEANGCKQVLFLDHFNDDAVEELGGMNVFFVMKDGSLVTPALSGTILEGVTRMSVIQVAKDMGREVTERKITLDEWRDGVASGEITEVFACGTAAVITPIGVLKDATEFIGSEDAKAGETTMAIRQQLLGIQTGTVEDTHGWLTRLV from the coding sequence ATGACTCAGACTGCCCATGGCGTCGAATTCAGCCAGCAGCTTTCGGAAACCCCGAAATCTGCTGAGGAGCGTGCAGCCGTCCTGGCGAACCCAGGCTTCGGCGACTACTTCACCGACCACACCGCCGTCGTTGACTACAAGGTTGACGCCGATGGCAATGGCGGTTGGCAGAATGCCAGGATCGAGCCGTACGGACCCATTTCCCTGGACCCTTCGGCTGCTGTCCTGCACTACGGCCAGGAAATCTTCGAAGGCCTTAAGGCCTACCGTCACGCTGACGGTTCGGTGTGGACGTTCCGGCCCGAAGCGAACGCAGCGCGCTTGAACAAGTCCGCGCGTCGCCTGGCCCTCCCGGAACTGCCCGAAGAGTACTTCCTCGGCGCCATCCGCGAACTCGTGCAGGCGGACAAGGAATGGGTTCCTTCCGGCGACGGTGAAGCCCTCTACCTGCGTCCGTTCATGATTGCCACGGAGGCGTTCCTCGGTGTCCGTGCAGCCCGTGAAGTGTCTTTCCGGGTTATCGCTTCCCCGGCCGGCAACTACTTTGGCGGCGAGCTCAAGCCTGTTTCCATCTGGATCTCCCGCGAGTACGCCCGTGCAGGCCGCGGCGGTACCGGTGCTGCCAAGTGCGGCGGCAACTACGCAGCCTCCCTGATTGCGCAGCAGGAAGCCGAAGCGAACGGCTGCAAGCAGGTATTGTTCCTGGACCACTTCAACGACGACGCCGTGGAAGAACTCGGCGGAATGAACGTCTTCTTCGTCATGAAGGACGGCTCCCTGGTAACCCCGGCCCTGAGCGGAACCATCCTTGAAGGCGTCACCCGCATGTCCGTCATCCAGGTGGCCAAGGACATGGGCCGTGAAGTGACCGAGCGCAAGATCACCCTGGACGAGTGGCGCGACGGCGTTGCCTCCGGTGAGATCACCGAGGTCTTCGCATGCGGCACCGCAGCTGTGATCACGCCGATCGGTGTGCTCAAGGACGCCACGGAATTCATCGGCTCCGAGGATGCGAAAGCCGGCGAGACCACCATGGCCATCCGCCAGCAGCTCCTGGGCATCCAGACCGGCACCGTGGAGGACACCCACGGCTGGCTCACCCGCCTGGTCTAG
- a CDS encoding 3-isopropylmalate dehydrogenase, whose translation MSATSINLAVIPGDGIGPEVIAEAVKVLEKAVAAEGVALELTNYKLGAQHWLETGETLPDEVLADLRTRDAILFGAVGAAPGDTRIPSGIIEREMLLKLRFSLDHYVNLRPSRLYGTVGSPLANPGTIDFIVVREGTEGPYVGNGGTLRGGTPHEVATEVSLNTAHGVERVVRDAFRRASERPRKHVTLVHKHNVLVFAGHLWKRTVEAVAQEFPEVTHDYLHIDAATIFMVTDPSRFDVIVTDNLFGDILTDLAAAITGGIGLAASGNINMDRTAPSMFEPVHGSAPDIAGQQKADPTAAILSAVLLLDHLGYTTAARKIEAAVVADVESRTGEPRGTAAIGDAIAAAL comes from the coding sequence ATGAGCGCAACGTCCATCAATCTCGCTGTCATCCCTGGCGACGGCATTGGCCCCGAGGTCATCGCCGAAGCTGTCAAGGTTCTGGAAAAGGCTGTCGCCGCCGAAGGCGTTGCCCTCGAACTGACAAACTACAAGCTCGGCGCCCAGCACTGGCTTGAGACTGGCGAGACCCTCCCGGACGAGGTACTGGCAGATCTGCGGACCCGTGATGCCATCCTCTTCGGTGCAGTAGGCGCTGCCCCGGGCGACACCCGCATCCCGTCCGGCATCATTGAACGCGAGATGTTGCTCAAGCTCCGATTCAGCCTTGACCACTATGTGAACCTGCGCCCGTCCCGCCTCTACGGCACGGTCGGCAGCCCCCTGGCCAACCCCGGCACCATCGATTTCATTGTTGTCCGGGAAGGGACCGAGGGCCCGTACGTGGGTAACGGTGGCACACTGCGTGGCGGCACGCCGCACGAGGTCGCCACCGAAGTTTCGCTCAACACCGCCCACGGTGTGGAGCGCGTTGTCCGTGACGCCTTCCGCCGTGCCAGCGAGCGTCCCCGCAAGCACGTCACCCTTGTCCACAAGCACAACGTGCTCGTGTTTGCCGGGCACCTCTGGAAGCGGACTGTCGAGGCCGTGGCCCAGGAATTCCCCGAGGTCACCCACGACTACCTGCACATCGATGCAGCCACCATTTTCATGGTGACCGACCCCTCGCGTTTTGATGTCATCGTCACCGACAACCTGTTCGGAGACATCCTCACCGACCTCGCCGCGGCCATCACCGGCGGCATCGGCCTGGCGGCATCGGGCAATATCAACATGGACCGTACTGCGCCGTCAATGTTTGAACCCGTCCACGGCTCAGCCCCGGATATCGCCGGACAGCAGAAAGCCGATCCCACCGCGGCCATCCTCTCCGCAGTGCTGCTCCTGGACCACCTTGGCTACACCACGGCGGCCCGCAAGATCGAAGCGGCAGTAGTTGCCGACGTCGAAAGCCGCACCGGCGAGCCACGCGGCACTGCCGCCATTGGCGATGCCATTGCGGCCGCACTTTAG